Proteins from a genomic interval of Bradyrhizobium sp. CCBAU 53340:
- a CDS encoding AAA family ATPase: MMNMTMVGVPEAVSVVARDRVVCFVDDELSAAALRKGLDGSNLVIRRGTIRNAIRMLETDTELFALVVDISGIDDPFTELERLASVCPPDVRVSLIGESREIIFYRELMEIGVTEYLPKPLTRDMVLDMLRPKLLGDVPSSQADRGGHVISICGAQGGAGATSIAINLALQLAEATKAKVALLDLHLQNGETAVMLGVQPGPGLRIALENPMRADTLFLERAAIDVNERVCLISADEDLDAQLDITEAGVRHVLGLLRQRFNYIVVDVPVPFGPSMHPVLMLSRHVLVLLEAEVTGLRNAHALRNAVTNIAGKDRVFTLLNRADRPGGLPRATIVKALGAEPDMVIPDLGKGMTQAVNLGIPALKHVRGLRRYLAPIVREITGVGAQPKGRLRRLLGL, translated from the coding sequence ATGATGAACATGACAATGGTAGGCGTGCCTGAAGCTGTATCCGTCGTCGCGCGCGACCGGGTTGTCTGTTTCGTCGATGACGAGTTGAGCGCCGCGGCTCTGCGCAAAGGCCTCGATGGCAGCAACTTGGTGATCAGGCGCGGAACGATCCGCAATGCGATACGCATGCTCGAAACCGATACTGAGCTGTTTGCGTTGGTGGTCGACATCAGTGGTATCGATGATCCGTTTACCGAACTGGAGAGGTTGGCAAGCGTCTGTCCACCCGACGTCCGGGTGTCTCTGATCGGTGAGAGCAGGGAAATCATTTTCTACCGCGAACTGATGGAAATCGGCGTGACGGAGTACCTTCCGAAGCCGCTCACGCGTGACATGGTGCTCGACATGCTGCGCCCGAAGCTGCTGGGCGACGTGCCGAGCAGTCAAGCTGATCGTGGTGGGCATGTGATATCGATCTGCGGGGCACAGGGAGGCGCCGGAGCAACCAGCATCGCCATCAATCTCGCACTGCAACTCGCCGAGGCCACCAAGGCCAAGGTCGCTTTGCTTGACCTTCATCTGCAGAATGGTGAAACGGCAGTCATGTTGGGCGTTCAGCCCGGGCCGGGGCTCCGGATTGCCCTGGAAAACCCGATGCGGGCGGACACATTGTTCCTCGAGCGCGCGGCAATTGATGTCAACGAGCGGGTTTGCCTGATATCTGCCGATGAGGATCTGGATGCACAGCTCGACATCACCGAAGCGGGCGTGCGACATGTGTTAGGACTGCTCCGTCAACGGTTCAACTACATTGTGGTCGACGTACCGGTCCCGTTTGGACCGTCGATGCATCCGGTACTCATGCTATCGCGTCACGTTCTCGTGCTGCTGGAGGCCGAAGTGACCGGACTTCGCAACGCCCACGCGCTCCGCAACGCTGTCACCAACATCGCTGGCAAGGATCGGGTCTTTACTTTGCTCAATCGTGCCGATCGGCCCGGGGGCCTTCCCAGGGCAACGATCGTCAAAGCCCTGGGCGCGGAGCCGGACATGGTGATTCCCGATCTCGGAAAGGGGATGACCCAAGCGGTTAATCTCGGAATTCCGGCTCTCAAGCACGTCAGGGGATTGCGACGTTACCTTGCTCCGATCGTGCGGGAGATCACAGGGGTCGGCGCCCAGCCGAAGGGACGCTTGCGGAGGCTGCTTGGGTTATGA
- a CDS encoding tetratricopeptide repeat protein — protein MRRLIPALACCWLAVGLAACDYTTREAAIVAPVDPPGGDPVQEPTDVKYYPSDEPVRMGLEQYNRGNYGISQRYFKDAVEKAPRDVTAWVGLAASYDKLRRFDLADQAYAQAIRLGGETVQILNDQGYSLMLRGNLNGARRKFERAYSLDPGNPVIANNLELLNGSRKFIERPPNNQP, from the coding sequence TTGCGGCGTCTCATTCCGGCGCTCGCCTGCTGCTGGCTGGCGGTGGGTCTCGCGGCCTGCGACTATACGACCCGGGAGGCCGCGATTGTCGCGCCGGTTGATCCTCCTGGCGGAGATCCTGTGCAGGAGCCGACCGACGTCAAATACTATCCTTCCGACGAGCCGGTGCGGATGGGACTTGAGCAATACAACCGCGGCAATTACGGCATCTCTCAGCGCTATTTCAAGGACGCAGTCGAGAAGGCACCGAGGGATGTAACAGCCTGGGTCGGACTCGCAGCAAGCTATGACAAGTTGCGTCGCTTCGATCTTGCCGATCAGGCCTATGCGCAGGCGATCCGGCTTGGCGGCGAAACTGTGCAGATCCTGAATGACCAGGGTTATTCCCTCATGCTGCGCGGCAATCTGAATGGCGCGCGGCGAAAGTTCGAAAGGGCTTATTCGCTCGATCCGGGTAACCCGGTCATCGCCAACAACCTTGAACTTCTCAACGGTAGCCGGAAGTTCATCGAACGGCCGCCAAATAATCAGCCTTGA
- a CDS encoding TadE/TadG family type IV pilus assembly protein produces MRRLDQRGVAAIEFCVVAAAIFTLIYAIFDLGRYAIAMQSLRSLAGAGARAAMINACYTDAALKRTTTVTCSGDYTTDAQKRALVPFLYAGGLTPTVTTVTGASAVTVTASLQGFSMMFPTIWGSSFNNPSASTLIPLPN; encoded by the coding sequence ATGAGAAGGCTCGATCAGCGTGGCGTCGCGGCGATTGAGTTTTGCGTCGTCGCCGCCGCGATTTTCACGTTGATCTACGCCATCTTCGATCTCGGGCGTTACGCAATCGCGATGCAGTCATTGCGCTCGCTGGCGGGTGCTGGTGCGCGAGCCGCCATGATCAACGCCTGCTATACAGATGCCGCACTCAAGAGAACAACAACCGTCACCTGCAGTGGTGACTACACGACCGACGCGCAGAAGCGAGCTCTTGTCCCATTCCTGTATGCTGGCGGTCTCACACCTACAGTGACTACGGTGACGGGAGCCTCTGCAGTTACAGTCACGGCATCGCTGCAAGGTTTCAGCATGATGTTTCCAACGATATGGGGCTCATCATTCAATAACCCGAGCGCCTCCACCCTGATTCCGTTACCAAACTGA
- a CDS encoding acyltransferase: MQDSRPELRALTGLRGLAAIAVALAHFQNSIPAYSGAPFMWHNAVDLFFCLSGFTLSYVYNREKFRFSSYLTARIARIYPLYLVCLIATGALYVWPFVIDPISYPIRTGASDFTLQLAMLNAWPVIGSGVHWDTPAWSLSIEWFCYLLLFPNLLFQKALPSTSTRLLCIVVATSASFFLFTFFYDDRLVIPQLHVAKSPWSEWIALARGTLGFTAGWTAFASFQKRDGLYVASTRFAILIWCGIAFVVVLAYRGLANSHALIVVYPFVVLAATDPTSIMSRLLGSRPLHFLGVISYSIYMTHFVIFLGAVDLFGEPAAWSFAVYAMLAAATAAVPVGTYFAIEMPARNALRGFQFRHVPI, encoded by the coding sequence ATGCAAGATTCGCGGCCGGAGTTGCGGGCGCTAACGGGACTTCGCGGCTTAGCCGCCATTGCTGTCGCTCTTGCACATTTTCAGAACTCCATTCCCGCCTACTCCGGCGCCCCGTTCATGTGGCACAACGCCGTCGATTTGTTCTTTTGCCTTAGCGGCTTCACCCTATCCTACGTCTACAATCGGGAGAAGTTTAGGTTTTCGAGTTACCTCACGGCTCGCATCGCTCGAATCTACCCACTATATCTAGTCTGCTTGATCGCAACCGGCGCTCTTTACGTCTGGCCCTTTGTCATCGATCCGATCAGCTACCCTATCCGAACCGGGGCCTCAGATTTCACATTGCAGCTGGCAATGTTGAATGCGTGGCCGGTGATCGGCTCGGGCGTCCATTGGGACACCCCGGCGTGGTCCCTATCTATCGAATGGTTCTGCTACTTGCTGTTGTTCCCTAATCTGCTCTTCCAGAAAGCGCTACCGTCAACATCGACCAGGCTGCTCTGCATTGTTGTCGCGACATCCGCTTCCTTCTTCTTGTTCACGTTCTTCTATGATGATCGCTTGGTCATTCCGCAGCTCCACGTTGCAAAAAGCCCGTGGAGTGAGTGGATTGCGCTGGCTCGTGGGACGTTGGGATTCACAGCCGGGTGGACCGCGTTTGCAAGTTTCCAGAAGCGTGACGGCCTTTATGTGGCCTCCACAAGATTTGCTATATTGATCTGGTGTGGAATCGCATTCGTTGTGGTACTGGCGTATCGTGGACTGGCCAATTCACACGCGCTGATAGTGGTCTATCCTTTCGTCGTACTTGCAGCAACCGACCCGACTTCGATCATGTCGCGGTTGCTCGGCTCGAGGCCATTGCATTTCCTGGGCGTGATTTCGTACTCGATCTACATGACCCATTTTGTCATTTTCCTCGGCGCGGTGGACTTGTTCGGCGAGCCTGCCGCCTGGTCATTCGCCGTTTATGCCATGCTGGCTGCGGCGACAGCTGCCGTGCCCGTTGGCACCTATTTTGCGATTGAGATGCCGGCCCGCAACGCCCTTCGTGGCTTTCAATTCCGTCACGTTCCAATTTGA
- a CDS encoding type II and III secretion system protein family protein, producing MSGGRVWGSAERGLFAFSLVALGAVLAFFSLADRARAADRRGSSGGVFVSEMNDVQRVRVTVNKSRTFRVDTAFSSIVAGSPDIVDVKSLTDHLIYVQGKKTGTTNVILFDSSMKQIGILDVEVTVDIGNLQQNIQSGTGTRGIRVSASQGQVVLSGTASDAVAAERALTIAKGSVPEGGIVVNAMSVAAPQQVMLEVRFLEVNRQAGRDLGVNLYAANANGTNVANTGLGSTTAVGRTPIGGINTNNSVLGAGGGAVGSPPTGSLPVLGTLGTLIGSAGGVSPAPFGSLLTSLVRTSNGGSVDLLINALETKGLARRLAEPNLTTLSGDAARFLAGGEFPVPIPSNTTSGFPTVTIEYKKFGVELAFVPTVLSRGVINLRVEPSVSELDFANAISIQGTTVPSLTRRDARTTVELRDGQSFAIAGLLQTRNRQDVSQLPWIGSVPVLGALFGSKSYQQEETDLVIIVTPRLVAPAAPGQQLASPLDSRLPANDVDFFLNGQMEVRKRYDDYVNSGGDVKGPYGHIIAPNAIVPVPPPAVGANQPVVKTLN from the coding sequence ATGAGTGGCGGTCGCGTGTGGGGTAGCGCGGAACGTGGTCTTTTCGCCTTTAGCCTGGTGGCTCTGGGGGCTGTGCTTGCCTTTTTCTCCCTCGCTGATCGCGCGAGGGCGGCAGACCGCCGGGGCTCCTCCGGCGGCGTGTTCGTCAGCGAGATGAACGACGTCCAGCGGGTCAGGGTGACCGTCAACAAGTCGCGCACCTTCAGGGTCGATACGGCATTTTCGTCAATCGTCGCGGGCTCGCCTGACATCGTGGACGTGAAGTCGCTGACCGACCACCTCATCTATGTCCAGGGCAAGAAGACCGGCACCACCAACGTCATCCTGTTCGACAGCTCGATGAAGCAGATCGGCATTCTCGATGTCGAGGTGACCGTCGACATTGGCAATTTGCAGCAGAACATCCAGTCCGGCACAGGGACCCGCGGCATTCGCGTTTCAGCATCCCAAGGCCAGGTGGTGCTGAGCGGAACGGCTTCCGATGCGGTCGCCGCGGAGCGGGCGCTGACGATCGCCAAGGGCAGCGTTCCCGAGGGCGGCATCGTCGTCAACGCCATGAGCGTTGCAGCACCGCAGCAGGTGATGCTCGAGGTGCGCTTCCTTGAGGTCAATCGGCAGGCTGGCCGCGACCTCGGGGTGAATCTTTATGCGGCCAACGCCAATGGTACGAATGTAGCGAATACGGGGCTAGGCAGCACCACAGCGGTGGGCAGAACGCCCATCGGCGGTATCAATACCAACAATAGCGTCTTGGGTGCCGGCGGAGGGGCCGTCGGCTCTCCACCCACGGGTAGCCTTCCTGTGCTTGGAACCTTGGGGACGCTCATTGGCTCAGCCGGGGGCGTATCGCCAGCCCCGTTCGGAAGCTTGCTGACCAGCCTTGTCAGGACCAGCAATGGCGGCTCGGTAGATTTGCTGATCAACGCACTGGAGACGAAGGGCTTGGCGCGTCGGCTGGCGGAGCCAAACCTGACCACGCTCTCCGGCGATGCCGCGCGTTTCCTGGCCGGCGGCGAGTTTCCGGTGCCGATTCCAAGCAATACGACGAGCGGTTTTCCCACTGTCACGATCGAGTACAAGAAGTTCGGCGTCGAGCTGGCCTTTGTACCAACCGTGCTCTCGCGGGGCGTGATCAACCTTCGCGTCGAGCCCTCGGTCAGCGAGCTCGATTTCGCCAATGCGATTTCGATCCAGGGTACCACCGTTCCGTCACTGACCCGCCGCGACGCGCGCACCACGGTCGAGTTGCGCGACGGCCAGAGCTTTGCGATCGCAGGCCTGTTGCAGACCCGCAATCGGCAGGACGTTTCGCAATTGCCGTGGATTGGCTCGGTGCCCGTCCTTGGAGCCTTGTTCGGCAGCAAGTCGTACCAGCAGGAAGAAACCGATCTGGTCATCATCGTGACGCCGCGCCTCGTTGCACCGGCGGCGCCCGGCCAGCAACTGGCGTCGCCGCTCGACTCGCGCCTGCCGGCCAACGACGTCGACTTCTTCCTCAACGGCCAGATGGAAGTTCGCAAGCGCTACGACGACTACGTCAATTCCGGCGGCGATGTGAAAGGGCCTTACGGCCACATCATCGCGCCCAATGCAATCGTGCCTGTTCCGCCACCGGCCGTTGGTGCAAACCAACCGGTCGTGAAAACGCTGAACTAG
- a CDS encoding pilus assembly protein TadG-related protein, producing the protein MRKLFRSRRGSVAFATSIALVPAVGFMALGGEAASWYVTKQRVQGAADAAAYAGALRLACEASGQAGVSCNNSQPFDYRGKQGAAQNAFCNSGDTSYPGSKCSTSLPSGISQSVEVASLASWNGTAGTFVQATVSQQQPAYLARLLGFSTINVAATAVASVANGLEKPPCVLALKDAVTFQGSATVSSPTCGISSNSTAANAIGFIGNSGISVNAPSYTVGGCSQTGGSQCTGVQTYQQPIPDPLSAVNTALSALKTSDFPNKNNNSTPLPYETCTCYNSTNNPTFSSPLNGTYYFSGNVKINNNPTITGTATLIFFAGATLTITGTPTIQLTAMSAPTGPPVLSASVKALMAKLLIYDGEAYTKQGVNISGTSNSYFNGTVYIPNTPVTYGGNSTSSAPSTGCYQVIAYAVSFTGNTVLDNSNCPTSSGSPGSGAEPGVQTVLLVQ; encoded by the coding sequence ATGCGCAAGCTGTTCCGTAGCCGTCGAGGTTCAGTCGCATTCGCAACCTCCATCGCCCTGGTGCCGGCGGTCGGATTTATGGCACTTGGTGGCGAGGCAGCGTCCTGGTACGTTACCAAGCAACGCGTCCAGGGGGCGGCTGATGCGGCCGCCTATGCGGGCGCCTTGCGGCTTGCATGCGAGGCTTCTGGTCAGGCTGGCGTAAGCTGCAATAACTCGCAGCCGTTCGACTACCGCGGCAAGCAGGGTGCAGCCCAGAACGCGTTCTGCAATTCGGGCGACACGTCCTATCCTGGTTCCAAATGTTCGACGAGCCTTCCGAGCGGAATCTCACAGAGCGTGGAGGTCGCTTCGCTGGCGTCGTGGAACGGGACCGCGGGCACATTCGTCCAGGCGACCGTTAGTCAGCAGCAGCCGGCATATCTCGCCAGGTTGCTTGGTTTTTCGACGATCAACGTTGCTGCGACGGCGGTCGCCAGTGTCGCTAATGGATTAGAAAAACCTCCATGTGTGTTGGCTCTGAAAGACGCCGTCACGTTCCAGGGTAGTGCTACCGTATCGTCGCCAACCTGCGGCATTTCGTCGAACAGCACAGCAGCAAATGCGATCGGCTTCATCGGCAATTCGGGGATTTCGGTGAATGCACCGAGCTACACGGTCGGCGGCTGCTCCCAGACGGGAGGAAGCCAATGCACCGGCGTGCAAACCTATCAGCAACCCATCCCTGATCCATTAAGTGCAGTGAACACGGCGCTGTCCGCGTTGAAGACGTCAGATTTTCCGAACAAGAACAATAACTCAACACCTCTGCCATATGAGACATGCACCTGTTATAATAGCACCAACAATCCGACGTTCAGTTCCCCGTTGAACGGCACGTACTATTTTTCGGGAAACGTCAAAATCAATAACAATCCGACCATAACAGGCACGGCGACCCTGATATTTTTCGCAGGAGCAACACTCACCATTACCGGTACCCCGACGATCCAGCTTACGGCGATGAGCGCGCCGACCGGACCGCCGGTATTGTCGGCATCGGTGAAGGCTCTTATGGCCAAGCTCCTCATCTATGATGGTGAGGCCTATACGAAGCAAGGCGTCAACATCAGTGGCACTTCCAATAGCTATTTCAACGGCACGGTCTATATACCGAATACTCCCGTCACGTACGGAGGCAACAGCACGTCAAGTGCCCCCAGTACCGGTTGCTACCAGGTCATAGCTTACGCTGTGTCTTTCACCGGCAATACAGTGCTGGATAACTCTAACTGTCCTACCTCTTCAGGTAGTCCTGGTTCGGGAGCAGAGCCTGGCGTCCAAACCGTGCTTTTGGTGCAGTGA
- the cpaB gene encoding Flp pilus assembly protein CpaB, which produces MSSALRISIIVVLLLATTAFALIAFNMNQPRQAPVAIVEGAPAAAPAPHATVGYFVAARSLPRGTLARDEDFAIRTSAPESVPAGAILETPDSKAGLPGALVRKFVDAGSPVTLQDILRPKDRGFLASVLAPDSRAISIKVDEESGVSGLIRPGDHVDVLLTQVFEKGNPARRALSETVLRNVRVIAIDQEIVQGGRGISSVTGKQAQTVSLELGPDQVKKITVAKQLGTLSLSVRAAVDEWDKADSGAMSSCDVSPELARQNAIAGHTTEVVIHSGGERKEFSVRREGPDSGLTDVSCDGSPELSRETTTTAAAGYSGKLQEKR; this is translated from the coding sequence ATGTCATCCGCTTTGCGTATTTCGATCATCGTAGTGCTGTTGCTCGCAACCACCGCGTTCGCACTGATTGCTTTCAACATGAATCAGCCGAGACAGGCCCCCGTGGCAATCGTGGAGGGCGCGCCGGCGGCCGCACCTGCGCCGCATGCAACGGTCGGCTATTTCGTTGCGGCCCGTTCGCTACCGAGGGGCACATTGGCCCGTGACGAGGACTTCGCGATACGCACGTCTGCGCCGGAAAGTGTTCCGGCGGGAGCGATCCTTGAGACGCCCGACTCCAAGGCTGGACTTCCCGGTGCTCTGGTTCGTAAGTTCGTCGACGCTGGCAGTCCCGTGACGTTGCAGGACATCTTGCGTCCGAAGGATCGGGGGTTTCTCGCCAGCGTCCTGGCACCGGACAGTCGTGCTATTAGCATCAAGGTCGACGAGGAGTCCGGCGTCTCTGGCCTGATCAGGCCGGGTGACCACGTGGATGTCTTGTTGACCCAGGTGTTTGAGAAGGGAAATCCGGCGCGCCGTGCTCTGAGCGAAACCGTTTTGCGCAACGTTCGGGTTATCGCTATTGATCAGGAGATCGTGCAGGGCGGGCGCGGCATCAGCAGCGTGACAGGCAAACAGGCGCAAACCGTGTCATTGGAGCTTGGGCCTGACCAGGTCAAGAAGATCACCGTCGCAAAGCAGCTCGGAACGCTCTCACTTTCTGTGCGCGCAGCTGTCGACGAATGGGACAAGGCAGACAGCGGCGCCATGTCGAGCTGCGATGTATCGCCCGAGCTCGCCCGCCAAAATGCAATTGCCGGCCACACGACGGAGGTGGTCATTCATTCTGGCGGTGAGCGTAAGGAGTTCTCCGTCAGGAGAGAAGGCCCAGACAGCGGCCTCACGGACGTCAGCTGCGATGGGTCGCCGGAGCTTTCCCGCGAGACGACAACGACGGCGGCGGCCGGCTACTCCGGCAAGTTGCAGGAGAAAAGATGA
- a CDS encoding type II secretion system F family protein, giving the protein MTASLGLVALAIAAATATFLLLIREMHIRALDARVSNAVLGIPDQTARSKDIVGWFSSLGARYRRFYAEENIEELRTVLQAAGFNHHRTLSIWIGVKIFCMFAIPIAAFLFAQLTGANLLVFTLIGVVLGIMGPRLIMLVLKRRFDAAIRLGMPDAIDLLVVCSEAGMGLESALQRVAAEIQQTNPPMAGVLTDLLDDLRVLPNRFDAFEKLGARSEGLRRFGTMISQSLQYGTPLSQALRAIAADLRRERITKLEERAHKLGAKLTLPMVLFLLPAMFVILGGGPMLNLIHALR; this is encoded by the coding sequence ATGACCGCAAGTCTCGGCCTGGTCGCTCTCGCCATCGCAGCTGCGACTGCGACCTTCCTGTTGCTCATACGCGAAATGCACATTCGTGCATTGGACGCACGTGTGTCGAACGCGGTGCTTGGTATCCCTGACCAGACGGCGCGCTCCAAGGACATTGTCGGCTGGTTTTCATCGCTAGGCGCCCGCTATCGACGGTTTTATGCCGAGGAAAACATCGAGGAACTGCGAACGGTCCTTCAAGCGGCTGGTTTCAATCATCATCGGACCCTGTCGATCTGGATCGGCGTCAAAATCTTCTGCATGTTCGCTATCCCGATTGCTGCCTTCCTTTTTGCGCAGCTAACGGGCGCGAATTTGCTGGTTTTCACGCTTATTGGCGTGGTGCTCGGAATCATGGGGCCGCGATTGATCATGCTGGTGCTGAAGCGGCGTTTTGACGCTGCCATTCGGCTCGGCATGCCGGATGCCATCGATTTGCTGGTCGTATGCAGCGAGGCGGGAATGGGCCTTGAGAGCGCGCTGCAACGCGTGGCGGCTGAAATCCAGCAGACCAATCCCCCCATGGCCGGCGTCCTGACCGATCTGCTCGATGATCTCCGCGTCCTGCCAAATCGCTTCGACGCATTCGAGAAGCTGGGAGCGAGGTCGGAGGGACTTCGCCGCTTCGGCACCATGATCAGCCAGAGCCTGCAATACGGAACGCCGTTGAGCCAGGCCCTGCGCGCCATCGCTGCCGACCTGCGCCGGGAACGCATCACCAAGCTCGAAGAACGAGCCCACAAGCTGGGCGCCAAGCTGACCCTTCCGATGGTGCTGTTCCTGCTTCCGGCCATGTTCGTCATCCTGGGCGGAGGGCCAATGCTGAACCTCATTCATGCGTTGAGGTGA
- a CDS encoding CpaF family protein produces MKKFGRRADDPADRLPSLMSVPESPPSLPASAPGLTPGQVEPPAQHHPVMSASLRERVIEQIEPSAAATVSRDVLRRQIEEIIHGIANQDRLELSGREQLLLADEIADDMTGYGPLRPLLQDESISDVMVNGPSNIYVERAGKLERIAVRFRDNDHIASVAQKIAAQVGRRVDESSPMVDCRLPDGSRVNIILPPLAIHSPCISIRKFPSRRLNIAGMIANGSMSAGIGQLLEVASRCRLNVLVSGGTGSGKTTMLNAMSQFIDHGERVVTIEDAAELQLQQPHVISLETRPPSLEGTGQVTQRDLLWNALRMRPDRIVVGEVRGAEAFDMLQAMNTGHDGSISTVHANSTRDALTRVENMVQMGQVNLPSRAIRTQIVAALDIIVQVERMRDGQRRIVQISEVVGLEGEVITTNDIALFEYKEEDVHGRIQGTYKSTNAVPKFKGRLVYYGLERAWADAMGRI; encoded by the coding sequence ATGAAGAAATTCGGGAGGCGCGCAGACGACCCGGCGGATCGTTTGCCTTCATTGATGTCAGTGCCTGAATCGCCACCAAGCTTGCCTGCATCGGCGCCAGGCTTGACGCCGGGGCAAGTCGAACCTCCGGCTCAGCATCATCCGGTGATGTCGGCATCGCTACGCGAACGCGTCATCGAGCAGATCGAGCCATCGGCAGCGGCGACGGTTTCGCGCGACGTTCTACGGCGGCAGATCGAGGAAATCATCCACGGCATCGCCAACCAGGACCGTCTCGAACTGTCCGGTCGCGAGCAGCTTCTGCTAGCGGACGAGATTGCGGACGACATGACCGGCTACGGACCGCTCCGTCCGCTCCTGCAGGATGAATCTATCAGCGATGTGATGGTCAACGGACCGAGCAACATCTATGTGGAGCGAGCCGGCAAGCTTGAGCGGATTGCGGTGCGATTCCGCGACAACGATCACATCGCATCTGTGGCGCAGAAGATCGCCGCGCAGGTCGGGCGGCGCGTCGACGAGTCCAGTCCGATGGTGGACTGCCGCTTGCCGGATGGCAGCCGCGTCAACATAATTCTTCCGCCACTGGCGATCCATAGTCCGTGCATCTCGATCCGAAAATTCCCGAGCCGCCGGCTGAACATCGCCGGGATGATCGCGAACGGATCGATGAGCGCAGGCATTGGGCAATTGCTCGAGGTCGCTTCCCGCTGCCGTCTCAACGTCTTGGTCTCCGGCGGCACCGGCTCTGGCAAGACGACGATGCTGAACGCCATGAGCCAGTTCATTGACCACGGCGAGCGCGTTGTCACCATCGAGGATGCGGCGGAGTTGCAGCTTCAACAGCCGCACGTCATCAGCCTAGAGACGCGGCCTCCCAGCCTCGAAGGCACCGGGCAGGTGACGCAACGCGATCTGCTGTGGAATGCGCTGCGCATGCGTCCGGACCGGATCGTGGTGGGCGAGGTGCGCGGCGCCGAGGCATTTGACATGCTGCAGGCAATGAACACCGGCCATGACGGTTCGATCTCCACGGTGCATGCCAATAGCACTCGCGACGCCCTGACACGCGTCGAAAACATGGTGCAGATGGGGCAGGTCAATCTGCCGTCGCGGGCGATCAGAACCCAGATCGTCGCGGCGTTGGACATCATCGTTCAGGTCGAACGCATGCGGGACGGACAGCGCCGCATTGTTCAGATCAGCGAGGTGGTCGGCCTGGAAGGCGAGGTGATCACCACCAACGACATTGCCCTGTTTGAGTACAAGGAGGAAGACGTTCACGGCAGGATCCAGGGCACCTACAAGTCCACCAACGCAGTCCCGAAATTCAAAGGCCGTCTCGTCTATTATGGACTCGAGCGAGCCTGGGCCGACGCCATGGGGCGAATATGA
- a CDS encoding type II secretion system F family protein — protein sequence MIPIYVIVIVLGLLVCASCTTLVLDARQRRIDRQLAIALPASQSAGLPSIRRAETGSRSQFLHRLVNYRLEIPYAWRPAYVLLAGFIAAAAFWFAVNPLQFSTLKVSIVAAFIAIMVVRGLFGWQQRSFTDRLFRQLPDTVQLVTSTVRSGLPVHEAFRTIARDMPQPTAGQFAIACSELNLGRPPADVIEGIYRRTQVAEYGIFAVTLAVQLKSGGSLAETLQILGDTVRQRVALAARAKALAAEVIFSSRALSLAPFIVGGVIYSLNPETIDILFRDPAGNVMLAYAVTSVVIGHFVIRWMIRRDTAL from the coding sequence ATGATACCGATTTATGTGATCGTCATTGTCCTCGGGCTGCTCGTGTGCGCGTCGTGCACGACGTTGGTGCTCGATGCCCGACAGCGACGCATTGATCGTCAACTGGCGATAGCTCTGCCCGCCTCGCAGTCGGCCGGCCTGCCGTCAATTCGTCGTGCGGAGACCGGATCCCGCTCGCAGTTTTTGCACCGCCTAGTCAATTACCGGCTCGAGATCCCTTACGCTTGGCGCCCGGCCTATGTGCTGCTTGCCGGTTTCATCGCAGCCGCGGCATTCTGGTTTGCCGTAAACCCGCTGCAATTTTCCACGCTCAAGGTGTCCATCGTGGCTGCATTCATAGCCATCATGGTGGTGCGAGGCCTGTTCGGGTGGCAGCAGCGTAGCTTTACCGACAGACTGTTCCGGCAACTGCCTGACACGGTCCAGCTCGTCACGAGTACGGTTCGATCGGGGCTGCCCGTGCACGAAGCATTCCGAACCATCGCTCGCGATATGCCACAACCGACAGCCGGGCAGTTTGCGATCGCATGCAGCGAACTGAATCTGGGCAGACCGCCAGCGGACGTCATTGAAGGCATCTATCGGCGAACGCAAGTGGCGGAGTACGGCATCTTCGCAGTGACGCTTGCGGTGCAGTTGAAGTCAGGCGGCAGTTTGGCCGAAACCCTGCAGATCCTCGGAGATACCGTGCGGCAGCGTGTCGCGCTCGCTGCTCGCGCGAAGGCTCTCGCCGCAGAGGTGATCTTTTCGTCACGCGCACTTTCACTCGCGCCGTTCATTGTCGGTGGCGTGATTTACTCGCTCAATCCCGAAACGATCGATATCCTGTTCCGCGATCCGGCCGGAAATGTGATGCTGGCCTACGCGGTCACCTCGGTGGTTATCGGGCACTTCGTGATCCGTTGGATGATCAGAAGGGATACAGCGCTATGA